The Clavelina lepadiformis chromosome 3, kaClaLepa1.1, whole genome shotgun sequence region AAATAATGTTGCTGTTGCAGTCTTTGTCATGATCGTGACCCTGGCAATTTTAGCATCGTTACTTTGCTGCCAGTaacttattttgttgtttattttactgtttttgcAGATAATGTTTTCTAATGTTGGGCCCATGCATGGTCTATAATTCACCCCATCTCTGCCCCATGCTTTCATCTCACTTTTTGCAAACAGCGATTGCTGAGTTAATAATCCTACAAATAACCCCTCAATTTTCATAGATTTTAAAGCCCTAGTAACTCTGACGTTCAATCCGTGCTTCAAACTGaacatattgcaaaaataatatcattttcgtttattgtaAATAATTTCTTTCCAATTTCATTCATCAAATGTTCTTTCGGGGAAATGGTTTATTCCGAGCGGTTTATTGGTCGGTCGGCAGTTTTCGTAACCTGCAACATTCATAACAATCTCTCTTTAACCATAGCTATAATCACTTTGCACAAGTAAATATTTTCCGGGAATGGCATAAAGCAACAAGATATTGTTTGCGTGCTTATCTGCTGGCTTTGTATTCACTGCTTATATCATAATAGTGATGtcacttcaaaattttgttttatttgaaaacattaGTTTTTCGACGAATAAACCACAACAGCATTTCAATGCAATTACCGTGTTATGCGACTCGTTCAATTTTAATTTCCTTCGACTCCAACGTGAGATCTGTTCGCGATGGGTACACGACTCTGATCTGTCCTTGATCATCTTCAACTCGGACCTGTTGTACGACAAGTCGTGTGGATATGATGTCCTCGTCACTCGAATCATCATAGAAATCATGTTCCCTCTCCTCctgcacaaaacaaataatgTTAATACAGACTATATATTCACGAGCCAGTTTATGCCCAATTTGTGTGAAAATGAAAGTTCATCTTAACAAGACTAACATTGCATCCTCTATGGTGTGGTCCtgataaattttaagcaaatacAAAATGGGTAAAAACCATTGTAAAGTGGCCAAATCTGGGGTTTTAGTCATAGCTTATACTGATCAGTAACCTGACAGCACCCACCTTAGGAGGATAGGAGTAAAATCGGAGTTCAACCATTTTCTGCAGCAGGCCGTCCAAGACGCGCTTGCAACTATCAAGCGACTTTGTGCCAGTCACCTAGAAGAAATATGAGCAAGTGTTTGAACAGAGCTGAGTAATGTGGCATTGTTATGCCCATGTTcgcttatgacgtaacaagagCTCTCATGATTAGGACTCGCAATTTAAATGCAGGGTTCCATCATCGCTATCTGTAGTCATTTTGGTAATTGCAAAGTCAGGatgaaataattatttatggAAGAATTTCATGGAAACTTCATTAATTGtgcaaacaaaacattcaCGCACTTCCATGGGTAGATGAATTACAAGGAAACTTTGTCCTAATTCTTTCCCACCTGGGCCACCTTAGCAGTGCGACGCAGACACATTCCTTGCATTTAACACACATTTATAATTCCAACTATAGACAAACCTCGATGAATAAATCTGCTGTGGTCGAACTTatctttgtgacatcacaattagTGAGAGGAGGAAGTGAAATAACGCACCCGTCCGAATCTCTCCTTACGAAAGCAAAGTTCTCTTTATTCTTCAATAAACTGAGATACCTGAAGATGTGAATCATGAATCATTGTAATTGCAGGCGATTCCATAGTGACTATATTCATTTTAAATGCGAGGTAGAACTAATCTTGAATGAGCATAGTTACAACTAAAAACATCcgcaattaaaatgtttgcatctACTCTAGAATTTTTGCTACAAACTACTCGATCTTCCCAACAACTTGATTTGAAGCGAAATcgtttttagaaattaattgaaaacttACTTATAAATCCCAGACACTTGGCTTCTCTTCTTCTCTTTCCTCATGTGCTCTGCTTCTTTGCAAAGTTTCTCGTAGAGTTCCATCGCCGTCATGTCTGTCTTCCTTCCCAGAGGACGAATCTGTTTCAAATCACCATTGTTATGTCACAAAATGCAATGATATCAAAAATAACGAATGAAGCAAAGACCGCCAGTTGATGACCTCATTTAGCTGGGGCTACTACCAAGCAAGACACATCACAGTAAGATTAACGACTGGGTCGTACCTTAAACGTCGTAGCATCCTGTGCATCATAATGTACCACGGAATTGGGCAGCGCTTTCATATCATGGGTTGCTATGGTAGCAACAGTGCGTTTTTCACAAATCTCATCGTGAAGCTTAGTCTATGATAGCTCTATGTGAGTTATTTGGTCGAAGTCAGAACTTGCACAATTGTTTGACATTCCGTACAAAAATGTATTCATAACTAGCAAAGTAAACAAGCGTTACCTGCAACGAGATAAAACGCTTGAAGTTGTCGCCACGATCTAGCCTCAAATGCCTGACAACACAACCAACTATGTAGGGCCGGCATTGCTTTGCTTCCTCGCTCATTATCACTCGAAATGGCTTCGAACCTACACAGACAAGAAATCGCAGAGATATAGGAAAAGTCAACTTTATACACTGCGTGGTGGCGCTTAAGGCAACAGAAGCAGGAATtgaatttaataaatttatgcCATAAACATTGAGCACATGTACTCGCAGTCATCAGCAAACCATAATTGTTGTGATACCTGGTGTTTCTCCTGAACCTAATCGCAGCACATCTATGGTGTGCTTCACCAACGCTTTCTCTTCGTCCTCGATTGCTGAGATGAGCTTTtgacttttcaactttttacgTGACCCTTTCACAAGTGACGACTCTTTTTGACCATTTGCTTGTGACGTGGCTGAAATCTTTCTTCCTTTAGTGCGGATGTAATCCAAGATAGATTTCTGTGAGCCGTCCTGGTCAATTAACTTCTTTAATCTTCTGTCTTTCAGCGGattctttttaaagtttgtctgCTTTAGTTTTAAGCATTTTCCCAACCCTTgagttaattcttttaattgGTTGTTGGAGATGTCTAGAATCTttaataaaactattttatcgACGCAATCATCAACATCTTCTATTTCATTATGTGAGACGTATAACTCAGCCAATCGGTCACAGACTGTTCCCTCGTAAAGGCATTTTGGAAAAGccttaaatttgttttgagagATATCAAGCACAGCAAGACTGTTCAAACTTGAAAAGCTGTCGGGGAGACATTCCAGTTGATTGTTTGAAAGATTTAGAGTGTGCAAGTTTGTGAGGTCACCAACATTTTCCGGTAGCTCTGTCAAGCAGTTTCCAAAAAAgtctaaaattttcaaacacttTACTTGGCAAATACTTTTCGGGAGATGACAAAGTTGGTTTTGTCTGAGCAGCAGTTGAGTCAAGTTGGTCAAATTGGCGATTTTTTCACTTAAGCTTTCCAACCCGATGTCGTTGAACTCAAGAAAGTTGAGCAACGTCAGGTTAAACACCTCCGATGGCAACTCCCCATCATTTTCCAGCATCTTCTTCTTTAACTCCTCATTTCCACGAACAACCAACTCACGACGTTTTTCAACCTTAGCACGCTCTATCTCAGGCCACGTTGCCATGGCGATTAGATAATCTTAGTGAAACCTAGATAAACACAACTAGTTATATTACAAGAATTTGCAGCTGACTAAACGAAATATCATTGACAACCACGCTTGCAAGAAGTTCGACAGAAAACGTAAAATAGCAAATGAAATCACTTCCGACTGAAAATGACAAggttttaaagcaaaacaaagaaaaaacttacaatgtttttcataaaatccTATGAATATGTGAAGCAGCATAAATTCAAACATACTCGggtattaaaattttgttttgcttcaTGACTTATCAAGCACGAACCTAGGAAACTATTTCATCAGTCCTTTGAATGTCTACCAATATATGACatgaaaattgcaaacatCTAGATTAACACAAACAAATTTAGACACAACCGATGTtgttttttcacaattttcaaTGAACGAAGTAGTTGAATTTAACTCATGGAAAGTCGAGCAAAGCGATTATGATGTGTCCATGTCTTCCTGCACAGATTCTGATACGATGTCGTACTTAATTTGCTTGATGCTCTTCGACAGAACTGCAGTCGTTCCGGGTTTATAGGAATAATTTCCTTGTCGTACTCCTTTCTTGTTGGCAACATCGAATGGACGAAGGTATTCCACTTTCATATCTTTCCCGATGATGCAGAGATCGACATTCGAACCAGATCCAAGATCATTGAATATTCCAGCAGCAACTGCGTCACGAACCAATTGCATTGCATCAGCCTTCTTCATATTTGCCTTGTAGCCAGCTTCAAAGGTTGCCATGGCAGCTAGGGAACCAGACCCCATGGTCACGTAGGGTAGCTTGTCAGTGGACCCGTGGGGGTGGATGCTGTACAAGTGGGGCCCGTTGCAATCAACACCTCCAAGCACAAGAGCCGCACTCACATAACCTTGATAGCGATACAAATACTGCTTAAGCATTCGGTTAGCAGTTGCCACTCTGTTGGGACGACCGGTCCTGTAGCGGTGAAGCTGAAGGTTGGACGAGATCATCTCCGTGGTCTTTTCTGTGTCGGCCGCTGTACCAGCACCGCAGCAGTAGATATTTGGAGCAATGTAGTGAATCTTGGAACAGTTTTTATCCGCCACAATCGTGTCTTCTGTAGCACGAGTGTCTGCTCCAAGGATAACACCATCTTCGAATACGAGCCCAACAATGGTTGTGCCAGTTTTTCGAAATTTTGGACGAGTAAGCCCTCTTTCTTCCAGGCGGGCATTTCTGGCGCAGTTATCGAAGGAAAATCCTCCTTTCGGCACTTCTAAGCAACTTACTGTTGTAGCCATTATTTAAGCAATTCTTACTAAACCTGCACATAATCGATTTAGTTATTGTAGTGTTATAGAACAATCACATTATAAACAATGTTTGTCAACTGTGCTAGACGTAGCACTACATCAGGGGTcgggcaaccttttgctagtcacgggccaaatgtcgagcatacaactctttggcgggccggaattttcattattactataattcacactcacttgaGTATATTACGccacattgctgcaatctcaaaaagaacaaaatttatgtattcacacttcaacagCACAGCATTAATGagacacttgatgctgcttgctttgtgaaagtttttcaacatctgctgacaagtcagatgaagcaagaaccagaacattttctaaatgggCGTCAGAAATTCAGgatcttagcttgctcttcgtgaatttcattgatgaaaacatttgttcacatgtgtacgtgctaccaaacatcgatgccatttcttttgcattgttggtcaagctgggataaagaccactttcaagaaggtactttttgtaaaagtcaagcaGCGATATGCcctttgtatgaaattttgccttcaattcgtcactgcattgcatttcaataaggtccatttgaaatttttcgggaATGGTATTGGCGTCCACATCAAAGGGATTACTGATAagcctgaatttattttgtagagaacGAATGTCGGCAAAGCGTGAGtataaattaagtatttctaaaagtgacacatttctagaaattcttcttgttacgccgcacccccgctgtgcgggaaaccagctgaccgcgagaagggaacgaaagagaatagttagtcgagttattgatgcgtaaatgagtactctacagacaatctcgtactgaTTACGTCATTACGAGATactagtctaccgccttctcaccagttttatggcgtaacaatagactagttactagtacgacgtacttatggcgtaacaatagcacaattttttcaaacaatgctAACGctacagtttgaaactcaataagacacggcgggccgtattcttgtgataactaattaatatgtctcgggccggacgatttcgcatggcgggccggatccggcccgcgggccgtaggttgccgacccctgcacTACATGATGTgatatgataatctttatcctcgggctgaggaaagtctttgcttGACTTAAACTCAACCTTGatttctcatcgctcgagctAATTGGTATTTATCATATTGGCAGCCAGCCAGTGCTCGAACGAGCCGACAGCCGATTCCTCAAACGTGTATGCAGAGAATAAAGTGAGTCGCCTAGCCTGCCTAGCTCTAATAGATAAATCTACAATCATCAGCTTcgaattaaaagaaaaacgttCTGACGTTAAAGTCAAATAACCTAACCAAGTCGACGTCGTCATGTAAATCTATTAACAAAATACCTGGCGAATCAATCTAAATAAGCCTACGGTGATAACGTTAGcaactttactttagttatccATCAAGATCCATATCTGCTTCGGTTAAGAACCCATGAGGTCGGTCTATCCTGTAGCCCTCAGACCTTGGCCACCAGTATggaatttaagtttttgtgcACCGGACAGCGTCAGTTTCAAAGTAGGCAGCTAAAAGTGTTCACAAGATGTTCTTGTTTGGGAATTACTTAGCTTACAAAGTAGCTTTCCTGACCCATTTTGAACACCAGATAGGCTAGCTACGTTGTGCACCGGGCAACGCATTCTTTCCTTACGGGCTAGGCTAAGCCTACCATCTATAGGCCTAATTGAATCCCCGTCTCAGCAAAATCCGAATCCGATGTTTCTGCAAAATGATTTGTCATTCTCGTGGAAAATTGTTCATGCGTAACGTTCGAGTTACACCTTGTGGTAGTGGTCAGTGAACGCAAAGATCAATTCGGCGTTCAAGATTAAAATGTAGAAAggggtaaaaaaaaaaaaccaAAACCTAAAACAGTCAAACTTATTTCGGGAAGGCTGAAAATCGTGAAAACAATCACTTTGCCCGATTGGTGGTGGtggtgtttaaatctctttgttAAGACGAACAAAGTCCAAGAAATATCAAGCTCAGAAACTTCTACAAACGTTTGGTACCAAGCAAGCGTGGTAGAAAGCAGAAAGTCGGGTCACAGATCAAATGAAAATCACTAATCTTGCTGCATAAATTCGGATCAAAAATGACGTAAGATGATCCGAGATATTAATCCACGATTTTAGATAGTTTAGAGCaaggatgtccaacctgcggcccgcgggccacagtgcggcccccctgagatttttgtgcggcccgctagtcattttcactccaaaagtatgtactttatgcACCCGttattcttgaaatttaataggttctgcggcccattgaattatttcaattgacaatgcggcccactataataaaaggttggacatccctggtttagAGGGATGAAACCGAACATCACATAGAAATATCAACTTTCAAATTTGCTTTCGtttgtctttatttcttttttgcttaTGACGTAATACACTTTAACAATACCGGTAAATAACTGACAAACGATATTCCTGTGGTGTTTGATATGTTTTAATTGGCCAACGCTTTGTAGACCCATACGGGTGAATTTCATCAGGACAGATTACAACAATAGAAatcaaatgtttaaaaaactacAGCAGATAAGACTAACTAGATAGGCTACAAGCAAATAACTAAGAAACGATTTTGACGTACGGTTGCCATGACCTTAGAAATACCGGTAAAAgtatatttcatgtttttgtaGTGTATAAATATAACTTAGGGAAAGTTGAAATGGATTTCAGATTGAATTAATTAGAGTGTGCAAAAAAATATCAGCAGGATAGAATAAAAGCGCTACTCGCGAACTTTTCATTAACAGTCACATTTCTAATACTGCAGCCGTCAAATTTCGTGTGAACTTACAATGGGAAAacttaaaccaaaaaaatgatGCCTCACCAAATTAATGTCAATCCTTACTGGCCGGAGATGGGCCAAGCTTCGCAATCATCGGATTCAAAGATTTAGGCTTATATGTCATTACTTTCCAAGTTAGGCCAACTAGGCACtggaaaaatagttttgaacaaaaaaattttctgatgaAACAATGGTAGTCACGTCACTGGAATGGCCAACTAATAACTGTCCCGTTTCATTTAAGACCCTAGACTTTTCCTGGTGTTATGAATGAAGTCCGCCAGTTATAATTGCTACTTCATTAGCAAAAATACAGCCCATGATTTACATTTGCAGCCTAAGCTCTACGCCTTACAAGACTGAGCATATAGGCACTTTATTTCTCACGTCCGCAATAGCAAACGACGTTCGACACAAACTGAATTTACACAAGTAATTACGGTAACTACAATTTTCAGCTTTTAGATTAAGTTCTTGAAATTACTTGACGTGTTACAAAACGTAAATCTTTGCTAAAAACATTTCCTTATAGATTGAAATCGATGACACCACGTCCGGTCATTTTCCCTTCCCTGAGAATCTTCAGGGTCTCTGTGACGTCCTCAAGCTTCAAATACTTCATTGGCGGTGAAATCAACTGTCAAGGAAAGAAGAAACGAAATATCAAGACTCAAAGCGATGTCCGATTACAGATGTTAACAAGCTAATAATTGTCAACATGTTGATTTGCAAACAACATCTTCTTTTATACATGTTGCGATACCACACGAAGAAAAACGATTTCAAAGCCTAAATCTTCCGATGATTATTGGAGTTGTGTGGCCACTAAGATTTAGCTTTATAGATGAATCCGGCGTTGTTCGTAATTTTAATTTGCACTCACACCACATTCAACACGCAGTTGGTCAgtgattaaaaacaaaaacagcatCGGCTTTTCTCAAGGAGCAAACGAATCAAGATTATCAAATACACAGTCCGCGAACCTTCTCGTCTGCCACTAGTTTAATCATGTCCTTCATCGACTGCAATGTCCCAACGATCACGCCTTGGACGCCCTTTCCACAAAACACCATCTTTGGCAGCGAATACTGGGCTTGTCCGCCAAATAATCCCACCATCACCAGTAAGCCGCCCTGGAAAAGTGTTTGTAAAGTCGTTGCAAGATGTCTATGCAAGCGTAATTATAACTAAATGATTAAAATATAAGTCAGATCAAACACGCTTGTATCAGCGCCTTTTATGTGAATTGATCTTGACAAGTGGCCTTCTAAGCTGCTCTTACAGGCTTTTTGGCGCTTGTCTAAGATGAAGCGTCACACAAGTTGATTAAACGTAAAGTGACGTCAATATTTTTgcgaaatatttttgcatttgacTTGTGAAAGTTGTATCGAAGCAAATATCTCGGCGAGAACAAACATTATGGTTACTGCGTTGGTTGTATTGTATGTGGTTAATTCATCGTAGACTTTGGGACCTAGCAAAGCAGTAGCGACTTGCTAACACTTCCCGCTTCTATGAAGGACAAGGTCGTCAACAGTTGGCTGCGGGAATTCCCGACTGGTTGTGtaaagagagagagagagagagagggagagagagagagagagagagagttCTTGATTATGACTGGGAGAGAGATGAGACAAGCAGGCTACGTGTTCTAGTCACGTAGACGTCACCATATGAGGCGATTGTGTTCGTCTGCGCTCCCAAGTTACACCCAAAGTAATTTGACCGACTCACACTGCTAAGGCGGTAATGAGCTGTGCGCGTTATACAGTGAAATTGGTTAAGCTGCAACACAGCAACGGTCTAGCTG contains the following coding sequences:
- the LOC143448594 gene encoding leucine-rich repeat-containing protein 47-like → MATWPEIERAKVEKRRELVVRGNEELKKKMLENDGELPSEVFNLTLLNFLEFNDIGLESLSEKIANLTNLTQLLLRQNQLCHLPKSICQVKCLKILDFFGNCLTELPENVGDLTNLHTLNLSNNQLECLPDSFSSLNSLAVLDISQNKFKAFPKCLYEGTVCDRLAELYVSHNEIEDVDDCVDKIVLLKILDISNNQLKELTQGLGKCLKLKQTNFKKNPLKDRRLKKLIDQDGSQKSILDYIRTKGRKISATSQANGQKESSLVKGSRKKLKSQKLISAIEDEEKALVKHTIDVLRLGSGETPGSKPFRVIMSEEAKQCRPYIVGCVVRHLRLDRGDNFKRFISLQTKLHDEICEKRTVATIATHDMKALPNSVVHYDAQDATTFKIRPLGRKTDMTAMELYEKLCKEAEHMRKEKKRSQVSGIYKYLSLLKNKENFAFVRRDSDGCVISLPPLTNCDVTKISSTTADLFIEVTGTKSLDSCKRVLDGLLQKMVELRFYSYPPKEEREHDFYDDSSDEDIISTRLVVQQVRVEDDQGQIRVVYPSRTDLTLESKEIKIERVA
- the LOC143448595 gene encoding proteasome subunit beta type-7-like, whose protein sequence is MATTVSCLEVPKGGFSFDNCARNARLEERGLTRPKFRKTGTTIVGLVFEDGVILGADTRATEDTIVADKNCSKIHYIAPNIYCCGAGTAADTEKTTEMISSNLQLHRYRTGRPNRVATANRMLKQYLYRYQGYVSAALVLGGVDCNGPHLYSIHPHGSTDKLPYVTMGSGSLAAMATFEAGYKANMKKADAMQLVRDAVAAGIFNDLGSGSNVDLCIIGKDMKVEYLRPFDVANKKGVRQGNYSYKPGTTAVLSKSIKQIKYDIVSESVQEDMDTS